In one Candidatus Omnitrophota bacterium genomic region, the following are encoded:
- a CDS encoding type II secretion system protein, whose protein sequence is MQLKRKMGFTLIELLIVVAIIGVLAAIAVPNFLNAQTRARVARTNGDLQALGMAIDTYFLDHNKHPNNQSHLTVDLKGLTTPVSYISGVGFRDIFKAQQGSTGNNQESYLYFNYFFEEKGPGNWMNAINRPDLSTKGYCLASWGPDRWQDAIEWVYVQTKLGDPAGGRARMYAPSNGLVSKGDIGRWGGNTPGCPIIAGG, encoded by the coding sequence ATGCAATTGAAACGCAAAATGGGTTTTACGCTCATCGAATTATTAATCGTCGTGGCGATTATCGGCGTTTTGGCGGCCATCGCCGTTCCCAATTTTCTTAACGCGCAGACGCGCGCTCGCGTCGCCCGCACGAACGGCGACCTGCAAGCCTTAGGCATGGCGATCGATACTTACTTTCTCGATCATAATAAACATCCCAATAACCAATCCCACCTAACTGTAGATTTGAAAGGCTTGACGACGCCGGTTTCCTATATCAGCGGCGTCGGCTTCCGCGATATCTTCAAAGCGCAGCAAGGAAGTACGGGAAACAATCAGGAAAGTTATCTCTACTTCAATTATTTCTTCGAAGAGAAGGGACCGGGGAATTGGATGAACGCCATCAATCGTCCCGATTTAAGCACGAAGGGATATTGCCTCGCCAGCTGGGGGCCGGACCGTTGGCAGGACGCCATCGAATGGGTTTATGTGCAAACGAAATTGGGCGATCCCGCCGGCGGGCGCGCCCGCATGTATGCGCCCAGTAATGGACTCGTCAGTAAGGGCGATATCGGACGCTGGGGCGGCAACACGCCCGGATGTCCTATCATTGCAGGAGGCTGA
- a CDS encoding EutN/CcmL family microcompartment protein — protein MKLARIVGNVVSTLKHPAYEGRKLMLVEPITPDGKSAGPATVAVDYVGAGEGELVLLGGAPGAARVVFGIKLAPIKDMVMGIIDEVELNGEIVLRASDFH, from the coding sequence ATGAAACTCGCGCGCATTGTTGGAAACGTGGTATCTACTCTCAAACATCCCGCCTATGAAGGCCGCAAACTGATGTTGGTCGAACCTATCACCCCCGATGGAAAATCCGCCGGTCCTGCTACCGTTGCCGTCGATTACGTCGGCGCAGGCGAGGGCGAACTTGTCCTCCTCGGCGGCGCTCCCGGCGCCGCCCGCGTCGTTTTCGGAATCAAACTGGCGCCCATCAAAGATATGGTTATGGGCATCATCGACGAAGTCGAGCTGAACGGCGAAATCGTCCTCCGCGCCTCCGATTTTCATTAA
- a CDS encoding DUF2283 domain-containing protein has product MNKTKMTYFEKEDILHLSISDEPEEGSIELSPNITAELNGIGELIGIEILSASGFIRDSIMESVQAKIAQTGKTI; this is encoded by the coding sequence ATGAATAAAACAAAAATGACTTATTTCGAGAAGGAAGATATTCTTCATTTGTCGATTTCCGACGAACCGGAAGAAGGAAGCATTGAACTTAGTCCAAATATAACAGCGGAATTGAACGGCATTGGAGAATTGATTGGCATCGAAATCCTAAGCGCAAGCGGATTTATTAGGGATTCGATCATGGAATCCGTTCAGGCAAAAATCGCGCAAACGGGAAAAACTATCTAG
- a CDS encoding D-alanine--D-alanine ligase family protein: MTQQEKTRVAVLFGGRSTEHEISIITGLQVLDAFDSVRFETIPIYVDSEGFWYTGDELRKREIYIPSQELKNKLCQVRLSSDPQSELIEAAAPKGWLSKREPKRFPVDVFFPAFHGSFGEDGCIQGFFELIGADYVGSGTRASAIAMNKHAAKKILSTFGISVLPGVMIHQREWDPAKADVTVKEVLKNLPFPLIVKPNNLGSSIGVSSAVDEEQLMISLAGAFAFDSQVLVEPFLDDMYELNISVLEGDPPRLSAIERPGRDAPVLTFEQKYMKGNKKLTASSTSQGMASLPRDLDPADVPAAIKDQVRKFAVQAFNGLDCRGVIRIDFLVNKKNGRLYLNEINPLPGSFSYYLWEGAKPKITFTELLAELVRLAQEEKKAKQKIRRQTARRIFKET, encoded by the coding sequence ATGACCCAACAGGAAAAGACGCGCGTAGCCGTCTTGTTCGGCGGACGTTCCACCGAACATGAAATCAGCATCATCACCGGCTTGCAAGTATTGGACGCGTTCGATTCCGTTCGCTTCGAAACCATTCCCATCTATGTCGATTCCGAAGGATTTTGGTATACGGGAGACGAGTTGCGCAAGAGGGAAATTTATATACCTTCCCAAGAATTGAAAAATAAATTATGCCAGGTTCGCCTCTCCAGCGATCCGCAATCCGAGCTGATCGAAGCCGCTGCGCCGAAAGGCTGGCTTTCCAAACGCGAACCGAAGCGCTTCCCCGTCGACGTCTTCTTTCCGGCGTTTCACGGCTCTTTCGGCGAAGACGGCTGCATTCAGGGCTTTTTTGAATTGATCGGCGCCGATTATGTGGGCAGCGGAACCAGAGCCTCCGCCATCGCCATGAATAAGCACGCCGCCAAAAAGATCCTCTCCACCTTCGGCATCTCCGTCCTTCCCGGCGTGATGATTCACCAACGGGAATGGGACCCCGCCAAGGCGGATGTTACTGTCAAGGAAGTCCTTAAAAATTTACCCTTTCCTCTTATCGTCAAGCCCAACAATCTTGGCTCCAGCATCGGAGTTTCCTCAGCGGTAGATGAAGAACAATTGATGATTTCCCTCGCGGGCGCCTTCGCTTTCGACAGCCAAGTACTGGTCGAACCGTTTCTGGACGATATGTACGAACTCAACATCTCCGTCCTGGAAGGCGATCCTCCCCGCCTCTCCGCCATCGAACGTCCGGGACGCGACGCCCCCGTTCTAACGTTCGAACAGAAATATATGAAGGGAAATAAAAAACTGACAGCCTCTTCCACCAGCCAGGGAATGGCGTCATTGCCGCGCGACCTCGATCCCGCCGATGTTCCAGCCGCCATCAAAGATCAAGTAAGGAAATTCGCCGTGCAGGCATTTAACGGTTTGGATTGCCGGGGAGTAATCCGCATCGATTTTCTCGTCAACAAAAAGAACGGAAGACTCTACTTGAACGAAATCAATCCCCTGCCCGGTTCCTTTTCCTATTACCTCTGGGAAGGAGCCAAACCCAAAATAACGTTTACGGAATTGTTGGCGGAACTGGTGCGCCTGGCGCAGGAGGAGAAGAAGGCGAAACAGAAAATCCGACGTCAGACGGCGCGCCGAATTTTCAAGGAAACCTAA
- a CDS encoding EutN/CcmL family microcompartment protein: protein MFLAKVVGTVVATQKDPKLAGLKLLLVQNLSLDMKPTSTFVVAADAVGAGKDEVVVCATGSSARLTEMTEGLPVDAVIMAIADTLEVEGNIVYQKGSN, encoded by the coding sequence ATGTTTTTAGCGAAAGTAGTAGGAACCGTCGTAGCAACGCAGAAAGACCCGAAATTGGCGGGGCTTAAGCTGCTTCTAGTGCAAAATTTATCCCTGGATATGAAGCCCACCAGTACGTTCGTCGTGGCGGCGGACGCCGTCGGCGCGGGGAAGGACGAAGTCGTCGTGTGCGCTACTGGTTCCTCCGCCCGGCTCACGGAGATGACGGAGGGGCTGCCGGTCGACGCCGTCATCATGGCTATCGCCGATACCCTGGAAGTCGAAGGAAACATCGTTTACCAAAAGGGATCGAATTGA
- a CDS encoding prepilin-type N-terminal cleavage/methylation domain-containing protein, producing MIKKKLNVSPAFTLIELLIVVAIIGILAAIAVPNFLNAQMRAKIAKAESEMNSIHTALEAYRVDNSIYPPWLDANGVQKNPVNRRLIPLTTPISYISTVPQDPFLYGPPGARINESQDAAYVTYDYTDAWSRIHFGKLTVLPVQARCAEFKLTSAGPDFTNTWGNTVTYMVTNGISSLGDLILLGAKASNPCDDALVGK from the coding sequence ATGATAAAAAAGAAATTGAATGTTTCTCCCGCTTTCACCCTGATCGAACTGCTTATCGTCGTCGCCATCATCGGCATTTTGGCCGCCATCGCCGTCCCCAATTTTCTGAATGCGCAAATGCGCGCCAAAATCGCCAAAGCGGAATCCGAAATGAACTCTATTCACACGGCGCTCGAAGCCTATCGCGTCGACAATTCCATCTATCCCCCCTGGTTGGATGCGAACGGCGTACAAAAGAATCCCGTCAACCGCCGGTTGATTCCCTTAACCACCCCGATTTCTTATATCTCCACCGTTCCGCAAGATCCGTTTCTCTACGGCCCTCCCGGCGCCCGCATTAACGAGAGTCAGGACGCCGCCTATGTTACCTACGACTATACCGATGCCTGGAGCCGCATCCATTTCGGCAAATTGACGGTCCTGCCCGTGCAAGCGCGTTGCGCCGAATTCAAACTCACCAGCGCCGGCCCCGACTTTACCAATACTTGGGGCAATACGGTAACCTACATGGTCACGAACGGAATAAGCAGTTTAGGCGATCTAATCTTGTTGGGAGCGAAAGCGTCGAATCCTTGCGACGACGCGTTGGTAGGAAAATAG
- the murF gene encoding UDP-N-acetylmuramoyl-tripeptide--D-alanyl-D-alanine ligase — MMNDNLGPYWNIKTLIEIYPFLFCAFYLVTAWPITLCFLQFFQQEEYDNKRFPRWWIKTLSFEKRTTLASLLLGITIFITAPRSYSQRRSDYYFIALLVIFAALALLAWSNRLRKSKKPLVMTARAKRIFGVSLALQLAIFALANSMAMQVLTIIMNLNSAHNPVHFLTCQIITYFLCLVLFLTIIPFFLMLANLVLSPYEARIQRHYLNEAKAILKKFQPKIIGITGSYGKTSAKHILAHILAAHEPVLATPGSVNTLMGITRIIRERLREEHRYFIVEMGAYGVGSIQKLCGLTPPDAAMVTAVGLAHWERFQSLENVALAKSELPRALPPDGAAILNGDDLQCRRMGEGLQTKVYYYGKEDSFGLLHCRLANVEIKDEGTSGRLEYEGKTYKFLIPIHGQHQALNAAGAFLAAASLGVPPLTAAAALNTIPPIPHRLVVQRGGDGITTIDDAYNSNPIGFQNALETLRALSANRKILVTPGMAELGSKHEEEHRKIAVLAAQVCNAVALVAPHRTAPLRLGLLQNRFPSENLFEFETLQQAREWLRHYLKPGDAVLFENDLPDLLEAQTAFTLM, encoded by the coding sequence CTTGTTACAGCCTGGCCGATCACTCTCTGCTTTTTGCAGTTCTTTCAGCAGGAAGAATACGATAATAAGCGCTTTCCCCGCTGGTGGATCAAAACCCTTTCCTTCGAAAAACGAACAACCCTAGCGTCGTTGCTGCTAGGAATTACCATCTTTATTACGGCGCCGCGCTCCTATTCTCAACGAAGAAGCGATTACTATTTCATAGCGCTTCTTGTCATATTCGCCGCACTGGCGCTATTGGCTTGGAGCAATCGTTTGCGTAAATCCAAAAAGCCGCTAGTCATGACGGCGCGCGCCAAACGTATCTTCGGCGTCAGCCTGGCGCTGCAACTCGCCATCTTCGCCCTTGCCAACTCAATGGCAATGCAAGTTCTAACCATAATTATGAATTTGAACTCAGCTCACAATCCTGTACATTTTCTTACCTGTCAAATCATCACTTATTTCCTTTGCCTCGTTCTTTTTCTGACCATCATTCCGTTTTTTCTCATGCTCGCCAATCTGGTTTTATCGCCTTACGAAGCAAGGATCCAACGGCATTATCTCAATGAGGCGAAGGCGATTCTCAAAAAATTCCAACCTAAGATTATCGGCATCACCGGCAGTTACGGCAAAACCTCCGCCAAGCATATTCTGGCGCATATCCTCGCCGCTCATGAACCCGTCCTAGCCACGCCGGGCAGCGTCAATACACTTATGGGCATCACCCGCATCATCCGCGAGCGGCTGCGAGAAGAGCATCGCTATTTCATCGTGGAGATGGGGGCTTATGGCGTAGGATCGATCCAAAAACTCTGCGGCCTTACGCCACCGGACGCTGCGATGGTTACAGCGGTGGGGCTGGCGCATTGGGAGCGATTTCAATCTTTGGAAAATGTCGCTTTAGCGAAATCGGAATTGCCGCGCGCCTTGCCGCCGGACGGCGCCGCCATTCTCAATGGCGACGATCTCCAATGCCGCCGCATGGGGGAAGGACTCCAGACGAAAGTCTATTATTACGGAAAAGAAGATAGCTTCGGCCTACTTCATTGCCGCTTGGCGAATGTGGAAATTAAGGATGAAGGAACGTCCGGCCGCTTGGAGTACGAAGGAAAAACCTATAAATTCCTCATTCCCATACACGGCCAACACCAGGCGCTGAATGCGGCGGGAGCATTCCTCGCGGCAGCGAGCCTGGGCGTTCCCCCGTTGACCGCCGCCGCCGCCCTGAACACGATACCTCCGATCCCCCATCGCCTCGTCGTACAACGGGGCGGCGACGGAATCACGACTATTGACGACGCCTATAATTCCAATCCCATCGGCTTCCAAAACGCCTTGGAGACGCTGCGCGCCTTATCCGCCAACCGGAAGATACTCGTAACGCCGGGCATGGCGGAATTGGGAAGCAAGCATGAGGAAGAACATCGCAAAATTGCCGTCCTTGCCGCCCAAGTCTGCAACGCCGTCGCCCTAGTGGCGCCGCATCGAACCGCCCCGCTTCGTTTAGGCCTTTTGCAAAACAGATTTCCAAGCGAAAATCTATTTGAATTCGAAACATTGCAGCAAGCTAGAGAATGGCTGCGGCATTACCTCAAACCGGGAGACGCCGTTCTCTTCGAAAACGACCTCCCCGACCTGCTGGAAGCGCAAACGGCCTTCACGCTCATGTAG
- a CDS encoding VIT domain-containing protein, producing the protein MKKHWIFLFNSIFFVSIFASAGWTQGLIVPPPSSGERWGLSLPIAKYDVRASIQNQAAVTKIEQEFSNPYDRQVEGTYLFALPPGAHISKFAMEVDGEPVEAELLDKDKAISIYESIVRKSMDPGILYYNGRDLIRARVFPIEAKKSKTIRLQYEEILPYDGGVSRYCCALAAQPLCKKPVEFLKIKLDLKAEEPIRNIFSPSHDIKVDREDQFHAKIQFSDENAALDNDFVLVYSVSKNSIGMNLASYKEKAEDGFFLLLAAPSVAEKKEVNPKNIIFVLDKSGSMKSDRKIDQAKEALEFCLRSLNREDRFALVVFSDEIETLTDALTPFDEDRVDDYCSKIKQIEAGGGTNIDGALKKALSLAEKSERPTYILFLTDGLPTAGEKDPAKILSHLEDWNEAKCRFFTFGVGYNVNTFLLDQIAQNNKGLATYVKPNEDIETYVSSMYNKIAEPVLSDLELDFGDIHVSKMYPKELPDIFSGSQLVLLGRYDEGGSEKVTLSGKASGQRRTFSEEFTFTQSNDELDYIPRLWAARRIGYLMDEIRLRGENKELTEEIIHLSQKYGILTEYTSFLVKEAPIAAVPMRLVEREQLRQRASSQTVESLSLGFGMAEGRQAVSNSAMLQDQFKNASSLSSQNRVYSYYEESGKKQAESIQGVRYAANQAFFNRGSAWISTQFDANREMIQVKPYSKAYFQLANVAPAVSQALALGTEVSFVRNGMMIQIDEKGIEELTEDQLTRLR; encoded by the coding sequence ATGAAAAAACATTGGATTTTTCTTTTCAACTCCATATTCTTCGTCAGTATATTCGCTTCGGCGGGGTGGACGCAGGGGTTGATCGTTCCTCCGCCTTCCAGCGGCGAGCGATGGGGGTTGTCGCTGCCCATCGCCAAGTATGACGTCCGCGCTTCCATCCAGAACCAGGCCGCCGTCACCAAGATCGAACAGGAATTTTCCAATCCCTACGACCGGCAGGTGGAAGGAACTTACTTGTTCGCTTTGCCGCCCGGCGCTCATATCTCCAAATTCGCCATGGAAGTGGACGGCGAGCCGGTGGAGGCGGAATTGCTGGACAAGGATAAGGCGATTAGCATTTACGAATCCATCGTACGCAAAAGCATGGATCCCGGCATCCTATACTATAACGGAAGAGACCTGATCCGCGCCCGCGTTTTTCCCATCGAAGCCAAGAAGAGCAAAACCATACGCTTACAATACGAAGAAATTCTGCCTTACGACGGGGGCGTAAGCCGTTACTGTTGCGCCTTGGCGGCGCAGCCATTATGCAAAAAGCCGGTCGAGTTCTTGAAAATCAAACTCGATCTCAAGGCGGAAGAACCGATCCGCAATATCTTTTCCCCCAGCCATGATATCAAAGTCGATCGCGAGGATCAATTTCACGCCAAGATCCAATTCAGCGACGAAAACGCCGCGCTGGATAACGATTTCGTCCTTGTCTATAGCGTTTCCAAAAATTCCATCGGCATGAACCTGGCTTCCTATAAAGAAAAAGCGGAAGACGGATTCTTTCTGCTTTTGGCCGCGCCTTCCGTGGCGGAGAAAAAAGAAGTCAATCCCAAAAATATCATTTTCGTGCTGGATAAATCGGGCAGCATGAAGAGCGACAGGAAAATCGATCAGGCCAAGGAGGCGTTGGAGTTCTGTCTTCGCAGCCTCAACCGTGAGGACCGCTTCGCGCTGGTGGTTTTCAGCGATGAAATCGAGACGCTGACCGATGCGTTGACTCCCTTCGACGAAGATCGAGTCGACGATTATTGTTCCAAGATCAAGCAGATCGAAGCCGGGGGCGGCACCAACATCGACGGGGCGTTGAAAAAGGCGTTGAGCCTGGCCGAGAAAAGCGAGCGCCCGACGTATATCCTTTTTTTGACCGACGGCTTGCCTACGGCGGGCGAGAAAGACCCCGCGAAAATTCTGTCCCATCTTGAGGATTGGAACGAGGCCAAATGCCGCTTCTTCACCTTCGGCGTCGGCTACAATGTCAATACTTTTCTGCTGGATCAAATCGCGCAGAATAATAAAGGGCTGGCGACGTACGTTAAGCCGAATGAAGATATCGAAACCTATGTCTCCTCCATGTACAACAAAATCGCCGAACCGGTTCTGTCCGATCTCGAACTCGATTTTGGCGACATACATGTTTCCAAGATGTATCCCAAGGAACTGCCCGACATCTTCAGCGGTTCGCAATTGGTTCTTTTAGGACGTTACGATGAGGGCGGCTCGGAGAAAGTAACGCTGTCCGGCAAGGCGTCGGGGCAGCGGCGGACGTTCAGCGAGGAATTTACGTTCACGCAATCCAACGACGAACTGGATTACATTCCCCGCTTGTGGGCGGCGCGCAGAATCGGCTATTTGATGGATGAAATCCGCCTTCGCGGCGAGAACAAGGAACTGACGGAGGAGATAATCCATCTCAGCCAGAAATACGGCATCCTCACGGAATACACGTCGTTTCTCGTGAAAGAAGCGCCCATCGCCGCCGTACCCATGCGTCTGGTGGAACGGGAGCAATTGCGCCAACGCGCTAGTTCCCAGACGGTGGAGAGTTTATCCTTGGGATTCGGCATGGCGGAGGGCCGGCAGGCGGTTTCCAATTCGGCCATGCTGCAGGATCAATTCAAGAATGCGTCTTCGCTTTCTTCGCAGAACCGAGTCTATTCCTATTACGAGGAATCAGGCAAAAAGCAGGCTGAGTCCATCCAGGGCGTACGCTACGCCGCCAACCAGGCGTTCTTCAACCGGGGAAGCGCCTGGATATCCACCCAATTCGACGCCAACCGCGAAATGATCCAGGTCAAGCCGTATAGCAAGGCCTATTTTCAACTGGCCAACGTTGCGCCCGCCGTTTCTCAGGCGCTGGCGCTAGGAACTGAGGTTTCCTTCGTGCGCAACGGCATGATGATCCAGATCGATGAGAAAGGTATTGAAGAACTGACGGAGGATCAGCTAACCCGCCTGCGTTGA
- a CDS encoding agmatine deiminase family protein: MDSKILSQTPQQLGYFMPAEWERHEATWIAWPHNHLDWPGKFAPIPWVYGEIARYLSLGEIVRIIVPSKQYEARARNIMTRIGADSAKIEFFTFPTNRSWTRDYGPLFLKRKNGKSRLAIARFRFNAWAKYRNWRKDDKISEWAAQSLGLPLIPVQCQGRDVVLEGGAIDVNGQGTLLATEECLLDRETQARNPYLTREELESVLRSDLGVSNILWLGGGIAGDDTHGHIDDLCRFVSPTTVVLCEEKNPKDVNYKPLQENRERLQEMRLEDRSKIEAVPLPMPHPLYFEGTRLPASYANFYIANAAVLVPTFNDPNDRIALGILGELFADRPAIGIHAVDLVWGFGTIHCLTQQQPSAK; this comes from the coding sequence ATGGACTCGAAGATCCTTTCTCAAACGCCGCAACAACTTGGCTATTTCATGCCCGCCGAATGGGAGCGCCATGAAGCGACCTGGATCGCCTGGCCTCACAATCATTTGGACTGGCCGGGTAAATTCGCGCCTATTCCGTGGGTTTACGGCGAGATCGCCCGCTATCTTTCCCTGGGCGAAATCGTCCGCATCATCGTCCCATCGAAACAGTACGAAGCTCGCGCCCGCAATATTATGACGCGGATCGGCGCCGATTCGGCGAAGATCGAATTTTTTACTTTCCCTACCAATCGGAGTTGGACGCGGGATTACGGCCCTCTTTTTCTCAAGAGAAAAAACGGGAAAAGCCGCCTCGCCATCGCCCGCTTCCGCTTCAACGCCTGGGCCAAATACCGCAATTGGCGCAAAGACGACAAGATTTCCGAATGGGCGGCCCAGTCGTTGGGCTTGCCCCTGATTCCGGTCCAATGCCAAGGCCGGGACGTTGTACTGGAAGGCGGCGCCATCGACGTAAACGGACAGGGAACGCTTTTGGCCACGGAAGAATGTCTGCTGGACAGGGAGACGCAAGCGCGCAATCCTTATTTGACGCGGGAGGAATTGGAAAGCGTATTGCGCAGCGACCTCGGCGTTTCGAATATCCTCTGGCTCGGCGGCGGCATTGCGGGAGACGATACGCACGGCCATATCGACGATCTCTGCCGATTCGTTTCTCCTACAACAGTTGTTCTTTGCGAAGAGAAAAATCCGAAAGACGTCAATTACAAGCCTTTGCAAGAAAACCGCGAGCGATTGCAAGAAATGCGGTTGGAAGACAGAAGCAAGATCGAAGCCGTTCCGTTGCCCATGCCCCATCCGCTCTATTTCGAGGGGACGCGCCTTCCCGCCAGCTACGCCAATTTCTACATCGCCAATGCGGCGGTTTTGGTTCCCACCTTCAACGATCCTAACGACCGTATCGCACTCGGCATTCTCGGCGAGTTATTCGCGGATCGTCCTGCAATCGGCATACACGCCGTGGATTTGGTTTGGGGATTCGGAACCATCCACTGCCTCACCCAGCAACAGCCAAGCGCCAAATAG
- a CDS encoding EutN/CcmL family microcompartment protein — protein sequence MNLATVIGSLWATQKHHSFIGMKFCVLQPLDQNRQPFGKPLIAVDPDNNVGRGETVFYVEGGDAAEIWKNHSMPSDATIVGIVDSLSTDRKGKC from the coding sequence ATGAATCTCGCCACGGTGATCGGCTCGCTTTGGGCCACCCAAAAACATCATAGTTTCATCGGCATGAAGTTCTGCGTTTTGCAGCCGTTGGATCAAAACCGCCAGCCTTTCGGCAAACCACTCATCGCCGTCGATCCCGACAACAACGTCGGACGGGGAGAGACGGTTTTCTACGTCGAGGGCGGCGACGCCGCTGAAATATGGAAAAATCATTCCATGCCCTCGGATGCAACCATCGTGGGCATCGTGGACAGCCTTTCGACCGATAGGAAAGGTAAATGCTGA
- a CDS encoding N-acetyltransferase: MVLRRACVGDVRRIKQLIDDYMKEGFMLPRPLSELYENCRDFFVWEEDGSVQGCAALHIVWEDLAEVKSLVVDRQGRKKGWGKSLVQHCLDEARELKIHRVFALTKIPDFFLKMGFEMMDRSDLPHKVWAECIKCHKFPDCDESAVGIVVCERSANPIPASNGANGTNGSVPL, from the coding sequence ATGGTTCTGCGTAGAGCTTGCGTCGGCGATGTCCGCCGGATCAAACAGCTGATCGACGATTATATGAAGGAGGGATTTATGCTGCCTCGTCCCTTGAGCGAGCTTTACGAGAATTGCCGCGACTTTTTCGTCTGGGAAGAGGATGGCTCGGTTCAGGGTTGCGCGGCGTTGCATATTGTCTGGGAGGATTTGGCGGAAGTGAAATCTCTGGTCGTAGATCGGCAAGGGCGGAAAAAGGGCTGGGGAAAAAGCCTGGTGCAGCATTGCCTCGACGAAGCGCGGGAATTGAAAATTCACCGCGTATTCGCATTAACCAAAATTCCCGATTTCTTTCTCAAGATGGGTTTTGAGATGATGGATCGTTCCGATCTGCCGCATAAAGTCTGGGCGGAGTGCATCAAATGCCATAAGTTTCCGGATTGCGACGAATCCGCTGTAGGAATCGTCGTTTGCGAACGGTCCGCCAATCCCATTCCCGCGTCCAACGGGGCGAATGGGACGAACGGATCGGTTCCATTATGA
- a CDS encoding glycoside hydrolase family 172 protein translates to MRRGVLMALVSVGVWIAATAAVQAADGGFNGVGSDIGNLYRLSDAKTRSISPENFTGEKGKGGMATEGTGSNASRDLGQGWKVSPSVKIKANTTFTMAEIDGPGVIQHIWLTPTGSWRFSILRMYWDGEKEPSVECPIGDFFACGWGEYAQVSSLAVCVNPGSAFNCYWTMPFRKKCKITLENIDVNDMVLYYQIDYALTSLPEDAAYFHAQFRRINPLPYKDVYTILDGIQGKGQFVGTYLAWGVNNNSWWGEGEIKFYLDGDDKFPTICGTGTEDYFCGSYNFENRASGRYQEFSTPYTGLAQVIRPDGLYKSQQRFGLYRWHITDPIRFEKDLKVTIQALGWRSGGRYLPLQDDISSTAFWYQKEPHAKFPVLPDKDYLEIQ, encoded by the coding sequence ATGAGACGAGGCGTATTGATGGCGTTAGTTTCCGTGGGCGTATGGATCGCTGCGACGGCGGCCGTTCAGGCGGCGGATGGAGGATTCAACGGCGTTGGATCGGATATAGGCAACCTATATCGCCTATCCGACGCCAAAACCCGATCCATCAGCCCGGAAAATTTTACGGGTGAAAAAGGAAAAGGCGGAATGGCGACCGAAGGCACGGGTTCCAACGCTTCCAGAGATTTAGGCCAAGGCTGGAAGGTGTCGCCGTCCGTGAAAATTAAAGCGAATACGACTTTTACTATGGCGGAAATCGACGGTCCCGGAGTCATTCAGCATATTTGGCTCACTCCCACGGGCAGTTGGCGCTTTTCTATCCTGCGCATGTACTGGGACGGCGAAAAAGAGCCATCGGTGGAATGCCCCATCGGCGATTTCTTCGCTTGCGGTTGGGGAGAATACGCCCAGGTCAGTTCGTTGGCGGTCTGCGTCAATCCCGGCAGCGCTTTTAATTGCTACTGGACGATGCCCTTCCGCAAAAAATGCAAGATCACTTTGGAAAATATCGATGTCAACGATATGGTACTCTACTACCAAATCGATTACGCCCTGACAAGCCTCCCGGAAGACGCCGCCTATTTCCACGCCCAATTTCGGAGAATCAATCCCCTGCCCTACAAGGACGTCTATACGATTTTGGATGGGATTCAAGGCAAAGGCCAATTTGTGGGGACTTACCTGGCCTGGGGCGTCAACAATAACAGCTGGTGGGGGGAAGGCGAGATCAAGTTTTACCTGGATGGAGACGATAAGTTCCCTACGATCTGCGGAACGGGCACGGAAGATTACTTCTGCGGCTCCTATAATTTCGAAAATAGAGCTTCCGGGCGCTATCAGGAATTTTCTACTCCCTACACTGGCCTGGCGCAAGTCATCCGCCCCGACGGCCTTTATAAATCCCAGCAGCGCTTTGGCCTCTACCGCTGGCATATTACGGATCCCATCCGTTTCGAGAAGGACTTGAAAGTAACGATTCAAGCCTTGGGCTGGCGATCCGGCGGACGCTACCTGCCGCTGCAAGACGACATTTCCTCCACGGCGTTCTGGTATCAAAAAGAACCGCATGCCAAGTTTCCCGTCCTGCCGGACAAGGATTATCTGGAGATTCAATAA